One segment of Agromyces albus DNA contains the following:
- a CDS encoding CPBP family intramembrane glutamic endopeptidase: MQVAAVVAQPEVRTHPIGLVPAAIVCAAAVFLFGVEVPVVGYAMLALGLAGAWLADSSGRTSRLLPDLALVALGQVIVSTISVAADISYWNMLLMGVVLSLAVVVPFVISRFVFGDRVIRFPWRTGHRWSPVQWSYLVLIAVLGWLILPFYFITSGVYTNWPTVTLPDEIARLFVGVNAVGIWDELFFVCTVFALLRRHFPVWQANLLQSIVFVSFLWELGYQSWGPLLTIPFALLQGYTFTLTKSLSFVITVHLLFDLVVFLVIVYAHTGVPPIFLLAPP; this comes from the coding sequence GTGCAAGTTGCCGCTGTCGTCGCTCAGCCCGAGGTGCGAACCCATCCGATCGGCCTCGTGCCGGCCGCGATCGTGTGCGCCGCTGCGGTGTTCCTCTTCGGCGTCGAAGTCCCGGTCGTGGGCTACGCGATGCTCGCGCTCGGCCTCGCGGGCGCATGGCTCGCCGACAGCTCGGGGCGCACGAGCCGGCTCCTGCCAGACCTCGCCCTCGTCGCGCTCGGCCAGGTGATCGTCTCCACGATCTCGGTCGCGGCCGACATCAGCTACTGGAACATGCTCCTGATGGGCGTCGTACTCTCCCTCGCGGTCGTCGTGCCGTTCGTGATCTCGCGATTCGTGTTCGGCGACCGCGTCATCCGGTTCCCCTGGCGCACCGGCCATCGCTGGTCGCCGGTGCAATGGTCGTACCTGGTGCTGATCGCGGTGCTCGGCTGGCTGATCCTGCCGTTCTACTTCATCACCTCTGGCGTCTACACGAACTGGCCGACGGTGACGCTGCCCGACGAGATCGCCCGGTTGTTCGTGGGCGTGAACGCCGTGGGCATCTGGGACGAGCTGTTCTTCGTCTGCACGGTGTTCGCCCTGCTCCGCCGGCACTTCCCGGTGTGGCAGGCGAACCTGCTGCAGTCGATCGTGTTCGTGTCATTCCTCTGGGAGCTCGGCTACCAGAGCTGGGGACCGCTCCTGACGATCCCGTTCGCGCTGCTGCAGGGCTACACGTTCACGCTCACGAAGTCGCTCTCGTTCGTGATCACGGTGCACCTGTTGTTCGATCTCGTGGTGTTCCTCGTCATCGTGTACGCGCACACCGGGGTGCCGCCGATCTTCCTGCTCGCGCCGCCGTGA
- the rpsO gene encoding 30S ribosomal protein S15 encodes MALEADVKKAIIEEYATHPGDTGSPEVQIALLTKRIKDLTEHLKEHKHDHHSRRGLLLLVGQRRRLLGYLADVDINRYRKLIERLGLRR; translated from the coding sequence ATGGCACTTGAAGCTGATGTCAAGAAGGCGATCATCGAAGAGTACGCGACGCACCCCGGTGACACTGGATCCCCTGAGGTTCAGATCGCGCTCCTCACGAAGCGAATCAAAGACCTCACCGAGCACCTGAAGGAGCACAAGCACGACCACCACTCGCGTCGTGGCCTGCTCCTCCTCGTCGGTCAGCGTCGTCGTCTGCTCGGCTACCTCGCCGATGTGGACATCAACCGCTACCGCAAGCTCATCGAGCGTCTCGGTCTGCGCCGCTAA
- a CDS encoding thioredoxin family protein, which yields MATVALTLDTFEKTILQEGTVFVDFWAGWCGPCMQFAPNYEAASEANPDLVFAKVDTEDQQQLAAAMNITSIPTIMAFKDGIGVFAQAGALPRPMLDELVSQVRALDMDEVRSDLARREAEAAGAERAEA from the coding sequence ATGGCTACCGTTGCACTCACTCTGGACACCTTCGAGAAGACCATCCTCCAAGAGGGCACGGTATTCGTCGACTTCTGGGCCGGGTGGTGCGGCCCGTGCATGCAGTTCGCGCCGAACTACGAGGCCGCATCCGAAGCGAATCCCGACCTCGTCTTCGCGAAGGTCGACACCGAAGACCAGCAGCAGCTCGCAGCCGCGATGAACATCACGTCGATTCCCACGATCATGGCCTTCAAAGACGGCATCGGCGTGTTCGCCCAGGCCGGTGCGCTCCCCCGGCCGATGCTCGACGAGCTCGTCTCGCAAGTGCGCGCGCTCGACATGGACGAGGTGCGCTCCGATCTCGCGCGCCGAGAGGCCGAGGCGGCCGGCGCCGAGCGCGCGGAGGCCTGA
- a CDS encoding DUF488 domain-containing protein, producing the protein MGFTMKRVYEPPDASDGYRVLVDRLWPRGVRKERAELDEWVKDVAPSPGLRTEWHQNRERFDEFAERYREELDANPAAEALLATGREQKRVTLLFGARDEQVNHAAVLLAWLAAHGASVEA; encoded by the coding sequence ATGGGCTTCACGATGAAGCGCGTGTACGAGCCGCCCGACGCATCCGACGGCTACCGGGTGCTCGTCGACCGGCTGTGGCCGCGCGGCGTGCGCAAGGAACGCGCCGAGCTCGACGAGTGGGTCAAGGATGTCGCCCCGTCCCCCGGGCTCCGCACGGAGTGGCATCAGAACCGCGAACGGTTCGACGAGTTCGCCGAGCGGTATCGCGAAGAGCTCGATGCCAACCCCGCTGCCGAAGCGCTCCTCGCCACGGGCCGCGAGCAGAAGCGCGTGACCCTGCTGTTCGGCGCTCGCGACGAGCAGGTCAACCACGCGGCCGTGCTGCTTGCGTGGCTTGCGGCGCACGGGGCATCCGTCGAAGCCTGA
- a CDS encoding HNH endonuclease signature motif containing protein, translated as MTTSSAPSPQAALDAELSRIVELDRVIRAAQAEQFRRIESARTLAAEVEGVTDASPFVDRELATRAFVAELGTALVVHEATAGRLIADARLLTGRFPATLAALAGGVICVGRVRSLLEIVSTIPAERAGQFEAAALERAPQETPSAFRRRIRRLRERIHPEPLADRQRRARDERRVCFEPAEDGMGWLSLFLEAERGIAIMAHLDALADAQQRADAAGRAPASGPGPGSASDSDPGASDPRTRAQLSLDLAADLLLGRATTDAPPLGVVTPKIYVTVPALTLLGHTDQPAELDGHGPIDDDTARRLAAHAPSFHRILTHPETGAYLSYGRTTYRVPADLAGYLRIRDGSCRFPGCSRHANRADLDHTTDWATGGPTRHDNLAHLCRKHHRLKHHTSWKMTQIPGGDIRWTSPAGREHHTTPTHPFAPISGSPSGAPASPPAIESRERQFAR; from the coding sequence ATGACCACCTCTTCGGCGCCCTCACCGCAGGCGGCGCTTGATGCTGAGTTGTCGCGGATCGTGGAGCTCGATCGGGTGATCCGGGCGGCGCAGGCCGAGCAGTTCCGGCGCATCGAGTCGGCGCGGACGCTTGCCGCTGAGGTCGAGGGGGTGACGGATGCCTCCCCGTTCGTCGATCGGGAGCTCGCGACGCGCGCGTTCGTCGCCGAGCTCGGAACGGCCCTGGTGGTGCACGAGGCCACGGCGGGGCGGCTGATCGCCGACGCGCGCCTGTTGACCGGCCGGTTCCCGGCGACGCTTGCTGCACTTGCGGGCGGGGTGATCTGCGTGGGCCGGGTGCGGTCGTTGCTCGAGATCGTGAGCACCATCCCCGCCGAGCGGGCCGGGCAGTTCGAGGCGGCCGCGCTCGAGCGGGCACCGCAGGAGACGCCGTCGGCGTTCCGCCGCCGGATCCGCCGACTCCGCGAGCGGATCCACCCCGAGCCGCTCGCCGACCGGCAGCGCCGTGCCCGAGACGAGCGGCGGGTGTGTTTCGAACCGGCCGAAGACGGCATGGGCTGGCTCAGCCTGTTCCTCGAGGCCGAGCGCGGCATCGCGATCATGGCCCACCTCGACGCCCTCGCCGACGCACAACAGCGCGCCGATGCCGCAGGCAGGGCACCCGCCTCTGGCCCTGGCCCCGGCTCCGCTTCCGATTCCGATCCCGGGGCATCCGATCCGCGCACCCGCGCCCAGCTCAGCCTCGACCTCGCCGCCGACCTGCTCCTGGGCCGCGCCACAACAGACGCACCGCCGCTCGGGGTGGTCACCCCGAAGATCTACGTCACCGTCCCGGCGCTCACCCTCCTCGGCCACACCGACCAGCCCGCCGAACTCGACGGACACGGCCCGATCGACGACGACACCGCCCGCCGGCTCGCCGCACACGCACCCTCATTCCACCGCATCCTCACCCACCCCGAGACCGGCGCATACCTCTCCTACGGCCGCACCACCTACCGGGTCCCCGCCGACCTCGCCGGCTACCTCCGGATCCGCGACGGCAGCTGCCGCTTCCCGGGCTGTTCCCGCCACGCCAACCGCGCCGACCTCGACCACACCACCGACTGGGCCACCGGCGGACCCACCCGCCACGACAACCTCGCCCACCTCTGCCGAAAACACCACCGCCTCAAACACCACACCAGCTGGAAAATGACCCAAATACCCGGCGGCGACATCCGCTGGACCTCACCAGCCGGCCGCGAACACCACACCACCCCCACCCACCCATTCGCGCCGATAAGCGGATCACCCTCCGGCGCGCCAGCAAGCCCACCTGCAATCGAGTCACGCGAGCGGCAGTTCGCCCGGTGA
- a CDS encoding CHRD domain-containing protein: MTSRTRSTALAIAAIAALAFTGAGAAAAAPPDSPQIPLNTGQEAPAPTVGSAHGTFSYEIEGDQLCWELSVTGLSSGAVAAHIHIGERNAPGPVVVPLTVDVGETSFETSGCATPDADLLAAIEEDPRAYYVNVHTTTNSPGEIRGQLK; encoded by the coding sequence ATGACCAGTCGAACTCGATCCACCGCTCTGGCGATCGCAGCCATCGCCGCCCTCGCCTTCACCGGCGCCGGAGCCGCCGCCGCCGCACCACCCGATTCTCCTCAGATCCCCCTCAACACCGGCCAGGAGGCGCCGGCACCCACCGTCGGCAGCGCACACGGCACCTTCTCCTACGAGATCGAGGGCGACCAGCTGTGCTGGGAGCTCTCCGTGACCGGGCTTTCTTCAGGCGCGGTCGCCGCGCACATCCACATCGGGGAACGCAACGCTCCTGGACCCGTGGTCGTGCCGCTGACCGTCGACGTGGGCGAGACGAGCTTTGAAACCTCCGGCTGCGCAACGCCCGATGCCGACCTGCTCGCCGCCATCGAAGAGGACCCGCGCGCCTACTACGTCAACGTGCACACGACGACGAACTCTCCCGGGGAGATCCGCGGGCAGCTGAAGTAG
- a CDS encoding type 1 glutamine amidotransferase domain-containing protein: MAEQIAGKKVAFLMTDGVEQVEFTEPWNALRAAGAIVSLVAPTAGTVLGFNHREKGDTFDVDLTVADADAETFDALVLPGGVVNADHLRMDEASVAFVRSFFEQHKPVAAICHAPWLLAEAGVARGRSVTSYRSLKTDLVNAGANWSDEEVVVDQGLVTSRGPDDLPAFIAKTIEEIGEGEHAGQTV, encoded by the coding sequence ATGGCCGAGCAGATCGCAGGCAAGAAGGTCGCGTTCCTCATGACCGACGGGGTCGAGCAGGTCGAGTTCACCGAGCCCTGGAACGCGCTGCGCGCTGCCGGCGCGATCGTGAGCCTCGTCGCGCCGACGGCGGGCACGGTGCTCGGGTTCAACCACCGTGAGAAGGGCGACACCTTCGACGTCGACCTGACCGTCGCCGATGCCGATGCCGAGACGTTCGACGCGCTCGTGCTCCCCGGCGGAGTCGTGAACGCCGACCACCTGCGCATGGACGAGGCATCCGTCGCCTTCGTGCGCTCCTTCTTCGAGCAGCACAAGCCCGTCGCCGCGATCTGCCACGCGCCGTGGCTCCTCGCCGAGGCGGGAGTGGCGCGAGGTCGCAGCGTCACCTCCTACCGGAGCCTGAAGACCGACCTCGTCAACGCCGGCGCGAACTGGAGCGATGAGGAGGTCGTCGTCGACCAGGGTCTCGTGACGAGCCGCGGGCCCGACGACCTGCCGGCGTTCATCGCGAAGACGATCGAGGAGATCGGCGAAGGCGAGCACGCCGGGCAGACGGTGTGA
- a CDS encoding CGNR zinc finger domain-containing protein: MIFTHDTEVALGFVAALTETSPEASDSGEDELATPGQLDALLDAWDYSGRRDGDERELAEVRDARTRLRAIWLQDRDDAAVSVNELLAEARALPRLVRHDGADWHIHATETEAPLARRILVEAAMALVDVIRADQMERLRVCDADDCEGLYVDLSKNTSRRFCSTRCGNRMAVRAYRARAS, translated from the coding sequence ATGATTTTCACCCATGACACCGAGGTGGCCCTCGGCTTCGTCGCCGCCCTCACCGAGACGTCGCCCGAGGCATCCGATTCGGGCGAAGACGAGCTGGCGACACCAGGACAACTCGACGCTCTGCTCGACGCGTGGGACTACTCCGGCCGCAGGGACGGCGACGAGCGCGAGCTCGCCGAGGTGCGCGACGCCCGCACCCGACTTCGAGCGATCTGGCTGCAGGACCGCGACGATGCGGCCGTCTCGGTCAACGAACTGCTCGCCGAGGCGCGCGCACTCCCCCGCCTCGTGCGTCACGACGGTGCGGACTGGCACATCCACGCGACCGAGACCGAAGCCCCTCTCGCCCGCCGGATCCTCGTCGAGGCAGCCATGGCGCTCGTCGATGTCATCCGTGCCGACCAGATGGAACGGCTTCGCGTGTGCGACGCCGATGATTGCGAGGGCCTCTACGTGGACCTCTCGAAGAACACCTCGCGCCGGTTCTGCAGCACGCGTTGCGGCAATCGCATGGCCGTTCGCGCGTACCGGGCGCGGGCGAGCTGA
- a CDS encoding EamA family transporter: MHGSRRIGIGILLGLASGLAFGAGGAIVKPLLESGWSPGAAVFFRITVAAALLAVPGLFALRFDLRPLWRAKWTVLIYSVIAIAGVQLAFYTAIARIPVSTALLIEYLAPVALVAFAWVTSRRVPQFVVLAGSVVAIAGLVLVIGPAGGALDPFGVVIAGIAMIGVAVYYLLGERSDTGVPPIALAAAGCVIGCLVLGAAALTGLVPFEAEFTDIEFFGGVAPWWLPVLMVGAISTAFAYAAGIQAIRMLGTRLSSFLGLSEVVFAAIVSWVLIGEAIGPVQAIGGLLILAGIVLVRLERRTPDQPTPAPDLDLVRVPGAVAAGSPRQGDVP; this comes from the coding sequence ATGCACGGGTCACGCAGGATCGGGATCGGAATCCTGCTCGGGCTCGCGTCCGGCCTCGCCTTCGGAGCGGGCGGCGCGATCGTCAAGCCCCTGCTCGAGTCGGGATGGTCACCAGGCGCGGCCGTGTTCTTCCGCATCACCGTCGCGGCCGCGCTGCTTGCGGTGCCGGGCCTCTTCGCGCTGCGATTCGACCTGCGGCCGCTCTGGCGCGCGAAGTGGACGGTGCTGATCTACTCCGTGATCGCCATCGCCGGCGTTCAGCTCGCCTTCTATACCGCGATCGCCCGCATTCCCGTGAGCACCGCACTGCTCATCGAGTACCTCGCCCCGGTTGCACTCGTGGCCTTCGCGTGGGTCACCAGTCGTCGTGTACCCCAGTTCGTCGTGCTCGCCGGGTCGGTCGTCGCGATCGCCGGTCTCGTGCTCGTGATCGGTCCGGCCGGTGGCGCCCTCGATCCCTTCGGCGTCGTGATCGCCGGCATCGCGATGATCGGCGTCGCCGTCTACTATCTGCTCGGCGAGCGCAGCGACACCGGCGTGCCACCGATCGCCCTCGCCGCTGCCGGATGCGTGATCGGATGCCTCGTGCTCGGCGCCGCGGCGCTCACGGGACTCGTGCCCTTCGAGGCCGAATTCACCGACATCGAGTTCTTCGGCGGTGTCGCCCCGTGGTGGCTGCCGGTGCTCATGGTCGGCGCGATCTCGACCGCATTCGCCTACGCCGCCGGAATCCAGGCGATCCGCATGCTCGGCACCCGGCTCTCGTCCTTCCTCGGCCTCTCGGAGGTCGTGTTCGCCGCGATCGTCTCCTGGGTGCTCATCGGCGAGGCGATCGGGCCGGTGCAGGCGATCGGCGGGCTGCTCATCCTCGCGGGCATCGTGCTCGTGCGTCTCGAGCGCCGCACGCCCGACCAGCCGACGCCCGCCCCCGATCTCGACCTCGTGCGGGTTCCCGGCGCTGTCGCCGCCGGCAGCCCCCGGCAGGGCGACGTTCCGTAG